One Deltaproteobacteria bacterium DNA segment encodes these proteins:
- a CDS encoding tetratricopeptide repeat protein, with protein MKIRMTIIAAFAIFLGLVGPAFAASETGHALYFSANRDFRQGNFEQAAEKYESLVKSGRAGGDVYYNLGNTRFRQNRIGEAILNYQRARLFMPRDRDLVHNLRFALDKRLNPPDSLAEEARKGILRNFTDREAFGVFAVINAAFFLALALRLWMRREWTYYLVAALGIAWISTGLFAGAMYWDSRTDKACVITAPKVEVRSGPSLKETVLFTLNEGAMADSERQESGFRLIMISPDKRGWVPARLSPKIRPEA; from the coding sequence ATGAAAATACGGATGACCATCATAGCGGCTTTTGCGATTTTTTTAGGGCTTGTCGGCCCGGCCTTCGCTGCGTCCGAAACCGGCCACGCCCTCTATTTTTCCGCCAACCGGGATTTCCGGCAGGGCAATTTCGAACAGGCCGCAGAAAAATATGAATCCCTGGTGAAATCGGGCAGGGCGGGGGGCGATGTCTACTATAACCTGGGAAACACCCGTTTCAGGCAGAACCGCATTGGAGAGGCGATACTCAACTACCAGCGGGCGAGGCTTTTCATGCCCCGTGACCGGGACCTTGTGCACAACCTGCGTTTCGCGCTGGATAAAAGGCTCAACCCGCCGGATTCTTTGGCCGAAGAGGCCCGGAAGGGCATTCTGAGGAATTTCACGGACCGGGAGGCGTTCGGCGTTTTCGCAGTCATCAACGCCGCCTTTTTCCTGGCCCTGGCCCTAAGGCTCTGGATGCGCCGGGAATGGACCTATTATCTCGTTGCGGCTTTGGGCATTGCCTGGATCAGCACAGGTCTTTTCGCGGGGGCCATGTATTGGGATTCGCGCACCGACAAGGCCTGCGTGATAACGGCCCCCAAGGTGGAGGTGCGCTCCGGCCCAAGCCTCAAGGAGACGGTGCTTTTCACCCTGAACGAGGGCGCAATGGCGGATAGCGAACGGCAGGAGTCCGGTTTCAGGCTCATAATGATAAGCCCGGACAAAAGGGGATGGGTGCCCGCCCGCCTCTCTCCGAAAATCAGGCCGGAGGCGTAA
- a CDS encoding protein BatD, translating into MTLGVSEMSFYRHMKFTAFLFAILALAPFSAFGQVVVELSADRTEAFITDEIILRFTILSEGDISDPQLKNAVSNFEVISARQAREEISVNGKAFQKALYVYRLRPRRPGDFSIGPASCTVDGKRYETTSVSVLVRAEAPPAPTAARGSVFADARLLASKGYPGQEMIFRLSIYHEPPLSDKIGVSLPDVENLAFSQVGESTDREVVISGRPYGVTEASWAITASKPGVYRIPPVDLKVTVTGQMAMDDGPLGMGMPSDAFPGFMLRQTRVVDVSTQPLTLVVKAFPEKGRPADFGGLVGRFKVEASLAPSSVKTGEAATLTVTLKGRGNVALLPDLSLKDVEGLKIYADRPVFSKTQISEGTRGEKVLKWALIPQARGEYSIPAFSLSFFNPETGAYETARTPVLTLSVPKGERQTAAAAFEGPGRAKPDQEEDPLVRDIQTIHENAGAVLSPDGGMTLPLALSLFFLPLLPLAVSVFARSVSARNRGQARNNFAKKALPVFLGALKKIPPDDAEALFKALSTYLTVRLSGLGGSITPTEARDMLVNAKVGREDADRLAGVFASLEAAVFSRTPTAFTEEDRKRLGTMVKTVDKAIRKQ; encoded by the coding sequence GTGACCCTGGGTGTGAGCGAAATGAGCTTTTACCGGCACATGAAATTTACGGCTTTTCTTTTCGCCATACTGGCGCTTGCGCCGTTTTCCGCGTTCGGGCAGGTGGTCGTGGAGCTTTCCGCAGACCGCACCGAGGCCTTCATAACAGACGAGATAATCCTCCGTTTCACCATTTTGAGCGAAGGGGACATCTCCGATCCCCAGTTGAAAAACGCCGTGTCCAACTTTGAGGTCATTTCCGCCCGTCAGGCGAGGGAGGAGATTTCTGTCAACGGCAAGGCCTTTCAGAAGGCCCTCTACGTCTATCGCCTGAGGCCCAGGCGTCCCGGCGACTTTTCCATCGGCCCGGCATCCTGCACGGTGGATGGAAAACGTTATGAAACCACGAGCGTAAGCGTGCTGGTCCGGGCCGAAGCCCCACCCGCGCCGACCGCAGCCAGGGGATCGGTTTTCGCCGACGCCCGCTTGCTGGCTTCAAAGGGTTATCCTGGCCAGGAGATGATTTTCAGGCTCTCCATCTACCATGAGCCGCCCCTTTCCGACAAAATCGGCGTTTCGCTTCCCGATGTCGAAAACCTTGCCTTTTCACAGGTCGGCGAGTCCACGGACAGGGAGGTGGTCATATCCGGCAGGCCCTACGGCGTGACCGAGGCGTCATGGGCAATTACCGCCTCCAAGCCCGGCGTCTACAGGATACCCCCGGTTGACCTCAAGGTTACGGTGACCGGCCAGATGGCAATGGATGACGGCCCCCTGGGCATGGGCATGCCCAGTGACGCCTTTCCCGGTTTCATGCTTCGCCAGACCAGGGTCGTGGACGTTTCGACCCAGCCTCTGACCCTTGTGGTAAAGGCCTTCCCGGAAAAGGGCAGGCCCGCCGATTTCGGCGGACTGGTGGGCCGGTTCAAGGTCGAAGCGTCGCTTGCGCCTTCAAGCGTCAAGACCGGCGAGGCCGCGACCCTCACGGTGACCCTGAAGGGCAGGGGAAACGTGGCCCTTTTGCCCGATCTTTCCCTGAAAGACGTGGAGGGCCTAAAGATTTACGCGGACAGGCCGGTTTTCAGCAAGACCCAGATTTCCGAGGGCACCAGGGGGGAGAAGGTCCTGAAATGGGCGCTCATTCCCCAGGCCAGGGGCGAGTATTCCATCCCGGCGTTTTCCCTTTCCTTTTTCAATCCCGAAACTGGGGCCTACGAGACCGCAAGAACTCCGGTGCTCACCCTTTCCGTTCCAAAGGGCGAGAGGCAGACGGCGGCAGCAGCTTTCGAAGGCCCTGGGCGCGCCAAGCCTGACCAGGAGGAAGACCCCCTTGTTCGGGACATCCAGACGATACACGAAAACGCCGGGGCCGTCCTTTCACCCGATGGGGGGATGACCCTGCCCCTTGCCCTGTCGCTCTTTTTCCTCCCCTTGCTTCCGCTTGCGGTTTCGGTTTTTGCAAGAAGCGTTTCCGCAAGAAACCGGGGGCAGGCCAGGAACAATTTCGCCAAAAAGGCCCTGCCGGTCTTTCTGGGCGCTTTGAAGAAAATTCCGCCCGATGACGCGGAGGCTCTTTTCAAGGCTCTTTCGACCTATCTTACGGTGCGCCTTTCAGGCTTGGGCGGAAGCATAACGCCTACCGAGGCGCGGGACATGCTGGTTAACGCGAAGGTGGGCCGTGAAGACGCCGACCGGCTGGCCGGGGTTTTCGCAAGCCTGGAAGCGGCCGTCTTTTCGCGCACTCCCACGGCCTTTACCGAGGAAGACCGCAAGCGGCTGGGGACGATGGTAAAAACCGTGGACAAGGCGATCCGCAAGCAATGA
- a CDS encoding tetratricopeptide repeat protein produces the protein MKSLSILLCSLATGLIIGLALASPALAREDGFSLYRAGKYAEAAKAFAKADMDRPDEIRFRYNRGVAALKAGEAEAGEAALESALARSKDSEVRYRSAYNLGNAAFEKKDFRKAADYYKKALAERPKDPDARANFQLALWNAYRAEKEKAGEKSETGKDKKDSEGKKDEKKKDEGKDGKKSETGQGKEDSGRDGKQQGGKEKDQGRETKGDEPSPVRPEDLKGALSAQGAHSKPGQQAKAGAGKAPSMERLRAEAMVENVTEDSSLLFRGLEGQKRKTGSGKDW, from the coding sequence GTGAAAAGCCTCTCGATACTTCTTTGTAGTCTTGCGACCGGCCTTATTATCGGCCTTGCCTTGGCTTCACCGGCGCTTGCGCGGGAGGACGGCTTTTCCCTCTACCGGGCGGGGAAATACGCCGAAGCGGCCAAGGCCTTCGCCAAGGCTGACATGGACAGGCCGGATGAAATCCGCTTTCGCTACAACCGTGGCGTGGCGGCGCTCAAGGCCGGGGAGGCCGAAGCTGGCGAGGCCGCCCTGGAAAGCGCCCTTGCGCGCTCAAAAGACTCCGAGGTGCGCTACAGGAGCGCTTATAACCTGGGAAACGCGGCCTTTGAAAAAAAGGATTTTCGCAAAGCCGCAGATTATTATAAAAAGGCCCTGGCTGAAAGACCCAAAGACCCCGACGCCCGCGCCAATTTTCAACTGGCCCTGTGGAACGCTTATCGCGCCGAAAAGGAAAAGGCCGGAGAAAAATCCGAAACCGGGAAGGATAAAAAGGATTCGGAGGGAAAAAAGGACGAAAAAAAGAAGGACGAAGGCAAGGACGGCAAAAAGAGCGAAACCGGGCAGGGAAAGGAAGATAGCGGCAGGGACGGAAAACAGCAGGGCGGCAAGGAAAAGGACCAGGGGCGGGAAACAAAGGGCGACGAGCCTTCACCCGTAAGGCCCGAAGACCTGAAAGGTGCGCTGTCCGCCCAGGGTGCGCATTCAAAGCCGGGGCAACAGGCCAAGGCCGGGGCGGGAAAAGCCCCAAGCATGGAGAGGCTGAGGGCCGAAGCGATGGTGGAAAACGTAACCGAAGATTCAAGCCTTCTTTTTCGCGGCCTTGAAGGGCAAAAAAGAAAAACCGGGTCAGGAAAAGACTGGTGA
- a CDS encoding VWA domain-containing protein — MTFAHSWVLHFFWALPILVFFLMVSGRKRRREMLRLAAPHLLSRLMPVEGRTRQAVRGAVLVCAISSAVFALAGPQWGEKLQDVSRQGVDIIIAMDVSRSMMVEDVKPNRLERARREVADLMRVVTGDRLGLVAFSGNAFLLCPLTLDYGAVDMFLSQINPDVIPSAGTDLGQAIETATASFDKESGADKVIILVTDGEDNEGMGLAAAKKAAEQGVRIFVFGMGDPDGAPLPGDGGSLQQDETGKMVLSRLDETGLNEIAQAADGVYARSTEGDLDLDKVYFEGINQKTRKSVLKSGKMTIREDRFYYFIFLSFILFLLEGVLREKPLDTSL; from the coding sequence ATGACCTTCGCCCATTCCTGGGTTCTCCATTTTTTTTGGGCCCTGCCCATCCTTGTGTTCTTTCTCATGGTATCGGGCCGAAAGCGCCGCCGGGAGATGCTCCGCCTGGCCGCGCCACATCTTCTGTCGCGCCTCATGCCGGTGGAGGGCCGCACCCGGCAGGCGGTGCGGGGGGCCGTACTGGTATGCGCAATTTCCTCCGCTGTCTTCGCCCTGGCAGGGCCGCAGTGGGGAGAGAAGCTCCAGGACGTGAGCCGCCAGGGTGTTGACATCATAATAGCGATGGACGTATCCCGTTCCATGATGGTGGAGGACGTGAAGCCCAACCGCCTGGAACGGGCGCGCAGGGAGGTGGCCGACCTCATGAGGGTGGTGACCGGCGACCGCCTGGGACTGGTTGCCTTTTCCGGAAACGCCTTTCTCCTGTGCCCACTCACCCTGGATTACGGCGCGGTGGACATGTTCCTGTCCCAGATCAACCCGGATGTCATACCATCGGCTGGAACGGACCTGGGCCAGGCCATAGAGACGGCCACCGCCTCCTTCGACAAGGAAAGCGGGGCCGACAAGGTGATAATCCTCGTAACCGACGGCGAGGACAACGAGGGCATGGGCCTCGCTGCAGCCAAAAAGGCCGCCGAACAGGGCGTGAGAATCTTCGTTTTCGGCATGGGTGATCCTGACGGCGCGCCTCTTCCGGGCGACGGGGGGAGCCTGCAGCAGGACGAAACCGGCAAGATGGTGTTAAGCCGCCTGGACGAGACCGGCCTTAACGAAATCGCGCAGGCTGCGGACGGCGTCTACGCCCGGTCCACCGAGGGCGACCTTGACCTGGACAAGGTCTATTTCGAGGGAATAAATCAAAAGACCAGAAAGTCCGTTTTAAAATCGGGAAAAATGACCATAAGGGAGGACAGGTTCTACTATTTCATTTTTCTGTCCTTTATCCTGTTTCTGCTGGAGGGTGTGCTGCGTGAAAAGCCTCTCGATACTTCTTTGTAG
- a CDS encoding VWA domain-containing protein, whose amino-acid sequence MSYRFAYLPVLLLLLPVAGFLVWRLLSRPSSVAFPSAARLKPLADRMSALRARLPLFLRTAVLVFLVLSAARPQTYTLTREVSDSGVDIMLCIDTSGSMRGMDFNIDGQPVERLTAVKKVLHDFVKKRAHDRMGLVVFGSQAYTQAPLTLDKGLLLSLVDRLSVGMAGDTTAIGDALALSGKRMKAVSAPTKIIILLTDGRQNAGTLEARDAASALAALGMKIYTIGVGTYGRVPFRVPGLFGDRMIYQNVDFDDKLLKEIAVIGNGRYFYAGDTETLESIYKEIDKAEKSEVKVKEYSHYRELFPIFLIPALILALLEILAVSRRALP is encoded by the coding sequence ATGAGCTACCGTTTCGCCTATCTCCCGGTTCTTCTGCTCCTGTTGCCGGTGGCCGGCTTTCTTGTCTGGCGGCTTTTGTCCAGGCCGTCTTCGGTGGCCTTTCCCTCTGCGGCGAGGCTGAAACCGCTTGCGGACCGGATGTCAGCGTTAAGGGCCAGGCTTCCCCTTTTTCTGCGCACGGCGGTTCTCGTTTTTTTGGTTTTATCGGCGGCAAGGCCCCAGACTTACACCCTTACCCGCGAAGTAAGCGACTCCGGCGTCGACATAATGCTCTGCATCGATACGTCCGGCTCCATGCGCGGCATGGATTTCAACATCGACGGCCAGCCCGTGGAGCGGCTTACGGCGGTCAAGAAGGTGCTGCACGATTTCGTGAAAAAGCGCGCCCACGACAGGATGGGACTGGTCGTCTTCGGCAGCCAGGCCTATACCCAGGCCCCGCTAACCCTGGACAAGGGCCTTCTGCTGTCTCTGGTGGACCGGCTTTCTGTGGGCATGGCTGGCGACACCACGGCCATAGGCGACGCCCTGGCCCTTTCGGGAAAACGCATGAAGGCCGTGTCCGCGCCCACCAAAATCATCATACTTCTCACGGACGGACGCCAGAACGCCGGGACCCTTGAGGCAAGGGATGCAGCCAGCGCCCTGGCCGCCCTGGGAATGAAGATTTACACCATAGGGGTGGGCACCTACGGAAGGGTCCCGTTCAGGGTTCCCGGCCTTTTCGGGGACCGCATGATTTACCAGAACGTGGACTTCGACGACAAGCTCTTAAAGGAGATCGCAGTCATAGGCAATGGCCGGTATTTCTATGCCGGGGACACCGAAACCCTTGAAAGCATTTACAAAGAGATCGACAAGGCGGAAAAGAGCGAGGTGAAGGTTAAGGAGTATTCCCATTACCGCGAGCTTTTTCCCATTTTCCTGATCCCGGCCCTGATTTTGGCTCTTCTGGAAATTCTCGCGGTTTCACGGAGGGCCCTGCCATGA